In a genomic window of Erigeron canadensis isolate Cc75 chromosome 5, C_canadensis_v1, whole genome shotgun sequence:
- the LOC122602356 gene encoding transcription factor TBF1-like isoform X4, whose translation MKKRKLKISNTKPRKNLRVYRKNDSDEVDIISLGSDDTETTKEEEEVEGNIRYEVVSATTETKSDSDTDFVEDTPSHMVDKRNRKQKKAREKGRVTSVSFKINLKEGSSKKKKPRKTAKKTKNKEKIWYAQQITRPQKQTPAILHWTSDELKLIETTELAAKKNAEQENAEEQNEEQETAEEQNVEQENAEEPNEEQENAKEQNEEQENAEEQNAENYTYVPPNVDYSDCIHRTGFLYGNWRSISFYLWME comes from the exons ATGAAGAAAAGGAAACTCAAAATTTCAAACACAAAACCTC GTAAAAATCTCAGAGTATACAGAAAAAATGACTCAGATGAGGTAGACATTATATCGCTAGGAAGTGATGATACAGAAACAactaaagaagaagaagaagttgaaggTAATATAAGATACGAAGTTGTTTCAG CAACAACTGAAACAAAGAGTGACTCGGATACCGATTTTGTGGAAGATACTCCATCTCATATGGTTGACAAAAGGAATAGAAAGCAAAAGAAAGCAAGGGAAAAGGGAAGAGTGACAAGTGTTAGTTTCAAGATTAATCTTAAAGAAGGAAGTTCAAAGAAGAAGAAGCCTAGGAAAACTGCTAAAAAGACAAAGAATAAGGAAAAG ATATGGTATGCACAACAAATTACCAGACCTCAAAAACAAACTCCAGCAATTTTACATTGGACTTCTGATGAACTGAAACTTATTGAAACAACAGAATTAGCAGCCAAAAAGAATGCAGAACAAGAGAATGCAGAAGAACAGAATGAAGAACAAGAGACTGCAGAAGAACAGAATGTAGAACAAGAGAATGCAGAAGAACCGAATGAAGAACAAGAGAATGCAAAAGAACAGAATGAAGAACAAGAGAATGCAGAAGAACAGAATGCAGAAAACTATACTTATGTTCCACCCAATGTTGATTATTCTGATTGTATTCATCGCACAG GTTTTTTGTATGGGAATTGGCGAAGCATATCATTCTACTTGTGGATGGAATGA
- the LOC122602356 gene encoding transcription factor TBF1-like isoform X3, giving the protein MKKRKLKISNTKPRKNLRVYRKNDSDEVDIISLGSDDTETTKEEEEVEGNIRYEVVSATTETKSDSDTDFVEDTPSHMVDKRNRKQKKAREKGRVTSVSFKINLKEGSSKKKKPRKTAKKTKNKEKIWYAQQITRPQKQTPAILHWTSDELKLIETTELAAKKNAEQENAEEQNEEQETAEEQNVEQENAEEPNEEQENAKEQNEEQENAEEQNAENYTYVPPNVDYSDCIHRTGLYKVLLYLCNDNYKVAT; this is encoded by the exons ATGAAGAAAAGGAAACTCAAAATTTCAAACACAAAACCTC GTAAAAATCTCAGAGTATACAGAAAAAATGACTCAGATGAGGTAGACATTATATCGCTAGGAAGTGATGATACAGAAACAactaaagaagaagaagaagttgaaggTAATATAAGATACGAAGTTGTTTCAG CAACAACTGAAACAAAGAGTGACTCGGATACCGATTTTGTGGAAGATACTCCATCTCATATGGTTGACAAAAGGAATAGAAAGCAAAAGAAAGCAAGGGAAAAGGGAAGAGTGACAAGTGTTAGTTTCAAGATTAATCTTAAAGAAGGAAGTTCAAAGAAGAAGAAGCCTAGGAAAACTGCTAAAAAGACAAAGAATAAGGAAAAG ATATGGTATGCACAACAAATTACCAGACCTCAAAAACAAACTCCAGCAATTTTACATTGGACTTCTGATGAACTGAAACTTATTGAAACAACAGAATTAGCAGCCAAAAAGAATGCAGAACAAGAGAATGCAGAAGAACAGAATGAAGAACAAGAGACTGCAGAAGAACAGAATGTAGAACAAGAGAATGCAGAAGAACCGAATGAAGAACAAGAGAATGCAAAAGAACAGAATGAAGAACAAGAGAATGCAGAAGAACAGAATGCAGAAAACTATACTTATGTTCCACCCAATGTTGATTATTCTGATTGTATTCATCGCACAGGTTTGTATAaagttttactttatttgtgtAATGACAACTATAAAGTGGCAACATAA
- the LOC122602356 gene encoding uncharacterized protein LOC122602356 isoform X2 encodes MKKRKLKISNTKPRKNLRVYRKNDSDEVDIISLGSDDTETTKEEEEVEATTETKSDSDTDFVEDTPSHMVDKRNRKQKKAREKGRVTSVSFKINLKEGSSKKKKPRKTAKKTKNKEKVKNNITGVLTSRMVPFQLVAILSSLTTIQKQQLTEIGFGSLVDFKIKYLPMKLAQELVDRLDAENCEMMVDGKLLKITKQNEHDILGFPMGRVKVKDFKRAEMGTNTLVLTWKMRYPNPKYIQVTGVREMIENQPQGGWNYKIDILLSIISIMCEEISCGIVNQRVLGSIDSEDDIRKLDWCGYLIECLKRSKKKWEKDNPNTL; translated from the exons ATGAAGAAAAGGAAACTCAAAATTTCAAACACAAAACCTC GTAAAAATCTCAGAGTATACAGAAAAAATGACTCAGATGAGGTAGACATTATATCGCTAGGAAGTGATGATACAGAAACAactaaagaagaagaagaagttgaag CAACAACTGAAACAAAGAGTGACTCGGATACCGATTTTGTGGAAGATACTCCATCTCATATGGTTGACAAAAGGAATAGAAAGCAAAAGAAAGCAAGGGAAAAGGGAAGAGTGACAAGTGTTAGTTTCAAGATTAATCTTAAAGAAGGAAGTTCAAAGAAGAAGAAGCCTAGGAAAACTGCTAAAAAGACAAAGAATAAGGAAAAGGTTAAGAATAATATTACAGGTGTTTTAACATCTAGAATGGTTCCTTTTCAACTTGTTGCTATTTTAAGTAGTTTAACCACTATACAAAAACAACAGTTGACTGAAATAGGATTTGGAAGTTTGGTAGATTTTAAGATCAAGTACTTACCGATGAAATTAGCACAAGAATTAGTTGACAGATTAGATGCTGAGAATTGTGAAATGATGGTTGATGGTAAGTTGTTGaaaattacaaaacaaaatgaacATGATATTTTAGGTTTTCCCATGGGAAGAGTAAAAGTGAAAGATTTTAAAAGGGCTGAAATGGGGACTAATACTTTAGTTTTGACATGGAAAATGAGATATCCAAATCCTAAATATATTCAGGTGACTGGGGTTAGAGAAATGATCGAAAATCAACCACAAGGAGGTTGGAATTACAAAATTGACATATTATTGTCGATTATTAGTATAATGTGTGAAGAAATAAGTTGTGGTATAGTGAATCAGAGAGTTTTGGGTTCAATAGATAGTGAAGATGATATAAGAAAGTTGGATTGGTGTGGATATTTGATTGAATGTTTGAAAAGATCAAAGAAGAAATGGGAAAAGGATAACCCAAACACACTGTAA
- the LOC122602356 gene encoding uncharacterized protein LOC122602356 isoform X1, with product MKKRKLKISNTKPRKNLRVYRKNDSDEVDIISLGSDDTETTKEEEEVEGNIRYEVVSATTETKSDSDTDFVEDTPSHMVDKRNRKQKKAREKGRVTSVSFKINLKEGSSKKKKPRKTAKKTKNKEKVKNNITGVLTSRMVPFQLVAILSSLTTIQKQQLTEIGFGSLVDFKIKYLPMKLAQELVDRLDAENCEMMVDGKLLKITKQNEHDILGFPMGRVKVKDFKRAEMGTNTLVLTWKMRYPNPKYIQVTGVREMIENQPQGGWNYKIDILLSIISIMCEEISCGIVNQRVLGSIDSEDDIRKLDWCGYLIECLKRSKKKWEKDNPNTL from the exons ATGAAGAAAAGGAAACTCAAAATTTCAAACACAAAACCTC GTAAAAATCTCAGAGTATACAGAAAAAATGACTCAGATGAGGTAGACATTATATCGCTAGGAAGTGATGATACAGAAACAactaaagaagaagaagaagttgaaggTAATATAAGATACGAAGTTGTTTCAG CAACAACTGAAACAAAGAGTGACTCGGATACCGATTTTGTGGAAGATACTCCATCTCATATGGTTGACAAAAGGAATAGAAAGCAAAAGAAAGCAAGGGAAAAGGGAAGAGTGACAAGTGTTAGTTTCAAGATTAATCTTAAAGAAGGAAGTTCAAAGAAGAAGAAGCCTAGGAAAACTGCTAAAAAGACAAAGAATAAGGAAAAGGTTAAGAATAATATTACAGGTGTTTTAACATCTAGAATGGTTCCTTTTCAACTTGTTGCTATTTTAAGTAGTTTAACCACTATACAAAAACAACAGTTGACTGAAATAGGATTTGGAAGTTTGGTAGATTTTAAGATCAAGTACTTACCGATGAAATTAGCACAAGAATTAGTTGACAGATTAGATGCTGAGAATTGTGAAATGATGGTTGATGGTAAGTTGTTGaaaattacaaaacaaaatgaacATGATATTTTAGGTTTTCCCATGGGAAGAGTAAAAGTGAAAGATTTTAAAAGGGCTGAAATGGGGACTAATACTTTAGTTTTGACATGGAAAATGAGATATCCAAATCCTAAATATATTCAGGTGACTGGGGTTAGAGAAATGATCGAAAATCAACCACAAGGAGGTTGGAATTACAAAATTGACATATTATTGTCGATTATTAGTATAATGTGTGAAGAAATAAGTTGTGGTATAGTGAATCAGAGAGTTTTGGGTTCAATAGATAGTGAAGATGATATAAGAAAGTTGGATTGGTGTGGATATTTGATTGAATGTTTGAAAAGATCAAAGAAGAAATGGGAAAAGGATAACCCAAACACACTGTAA
- the LOC122601683 gene encoding uncharacterized protein LOC122601683, with protein sequence MTHRNLHSCAKKIFKNPMAGAAGTIAIAAVTTTTTAFPAAYTLSKKSHISSSSLPSSFPSRYKRTNHLRKKIIKTLENKPYPDPKFPAKTQNIHTEEAIQELGFEADQFSVSERTSNGGFFDGIVSNFEGKSFAKIGLYLVGAFVFQTVFAVLIFGFNELNDKDDKDRNFIRNGDDGIEKDSVKSDKGGNFVGFSNRGLVEREEGGAVLFNEGEMNDRIVEIREMAREARKQEKIDAKRKGVVDEGDDEANFDLIEKNVKEKEVDGRLMKLRKRFEGDYEKLPNKVSGKGDVGDDRDKGGLDVGEQFGSLMFKKKYKYKSPSVDSGDMPKGFSGMKDNGTVINGVNANDGVMKPDKRDGRGTISDNISSGDAVNALDSNKKLDLLSDKGLEVSVRRDDDKEQEPRATNVDLIAGTSIKPKDDKQASTPLKLGKSSTLETRKPRGFGKTSQDNTAVSNKQEAVNKNGSLKGKKGGYRKSARSIEDKSSTQTDFWWTSLPYVLAVLMQRGSESGESEESSGLFTLRGTSQTKSAVSHTVAFEDRNDATKFCYLLESFFEDLGDFYTNIIPIPTNELEEAVKSQIMNVVVVKKGQLQLYVGQPLTEVESALRILIEQS encoded by the exons atGACACATAGGAACCTTCATTCGTGTGCCAAGAAAATATTCAAAAACCCAATGGCGGGTGCCGCCGGAACCATAGCTATCGCCGCCGTTACAACAACCACCACCGCTTTTCCAGCGGCATATACACTCTCCAAGAAAAgtcacatatcatcatcttcCTTACCATCATCATTTCCATCAAGATACAAAAGGACTAATCACCTCcgtaaaaaaatcatcaaaaccctAGAAAACAAACCTTACCCAGATCCCAAATTTCCCGCCAAAACCCAGAATATACATACAGAAGAAGCGATTCAGGAACTGGGTTTTGAAGCTGACCAGTTTTCGGTATCCGAAAGGACTAGTAATGGTGGGTTTTTCGATGGCATTGTGAGTAATTTTGAGGGTAAGTCTTTTGCTAAAATCGGTTTGTATTTAGTTGGTGCATTTGTTTTTCAGACTGTATTTGCTGTTTTGATATTTGGGTTCAATGAATTAAATGATAAAGATGATAAAGATAGAAACTTTATTCGAAATGGCGATGATGGTATCGAGAAAGATAGTGTTAAGAGTGATAAAGGCGGAAACTTTGTTGGTTTTAGTAATAGGGGTTTAGTGGAAAGGGAAGAGGGTGGGGCTGTTTTGTTTAATGAGGGTGAAATGAATGATAGGATTGTTGAAATTCGAGAAATGGCGAGGGAAGCTAGGAAGCAAGAAAAGATAGATGCGAAGAGGAAAGGGGTTGTGGACGAGGGCGATGACGAAGCtaattttgatttgattgaGAAGAATGTGAAGGAGAAAGAAGTTGATGGTAGGTTAATGAAGTTGAGGAAAAGGTTTGAAGGTGATTACGAGAAGTTGCCTAATAAGGTTTCTGGGAAAGGCGATGTTGGTGACGATCGGGATAAGGGTGGATTGGATGTAGGTGAGCAGTTTGGTTCGTTGATGTTTAAAAAGAAGTATAAGTATAAAAGTCCGTCGGTTGATTCAGGGGATATGCCGAAGGGATTTAGTGGCATGAAGGATAATGGGACGGTGATAAATGGTGTTAATGCTAATGATGGGGTGATGAAACCGGATAAGAGAGATGGTAGAGGGACAATAAGTGATAATATTAGTAGTGGTGATGCAGTTAATGCATTGGATAGCAACAAGAAGTTAGACCTGCTTAGTGACAAAGGATTGGAAGTTAGTGTTAGGAGGGATGATGATAAAGAGCAAGAACCAAGAGCAACTAATGTTGACTTGATAGCTG GTACCTCAATCAAGCCAAAAGATGATAAGCAAGCAAGTACCCCCCTGAAGTTGGGAAAGTCAAGCACTCTGGAGACAAGGAAACCTCGAGGCTTTGGTAAGACTAGTCAGGATAATACTGCAGTATCTAACAAACAAGAGGCTGTTAATAAGAATGGCAGTTTAAAGGGCAAAAAAGGTGGATATAGAAAATCTGCAAGAAGTATTGAAGATAAATCTAGTACACAAACTGATTTTTGGTGGACTAGTCTCCCTTATGTGCTG GCTGTCCTTATGCAAAGAGGGAGTGAAAGTGGCGAAAGTGAAGAATCATCAGGACTATTTACTTTAAGGGGTACCTCTCAAACTAAGAGTGCGGTATCTCACACTGTTGCTTTTGAAGATCGCAATGATGCCACGAAATTCTGTTATCTTCTAGAATCCTTCTTTGAAGATCTAGGCGACTTCTACACCAACATCATACCAATTCCTACAAAT GAGCTTGAAGAGGCAGTTAAATCACAGATTATGAACGTAGTTGTGGTAAAGAAAGGTCAACTTCAGCTCTATGTTGGTCAACCACTTACAGAGGTGGAGTCAGCATTGCGCATATTGATTGAACAAAGCTAA
- the LOC122600982 gene encoding TOG array regulator of axonemal microtubules protein 1 — translation MALRSLDNTLPLSPERPKKTLKVANLMAKSKPKQPVDSTVNDENKAPPLDSVVAPVIDSVDYVLSEFLKPISDPDVKFKGLMEGLESKDWLMICDSLNDVRRFALYHTALLLPILEKVVMVLVKSMKNPRSALCKTAIMAASDLFKSYGDKLLEFTASDAVDQMMLQLLLKASQDKKFVCEEAERTLNTMVVSTTPIPLLHKLKVYVSHGNMRVRAKAAVSISHCVSKMEMGEMREYGLISLIQMSAELMKDRLPEAREAARGIVLLINKVVKEDVSEEVEDSEKWQNFCQLNLSAIDALAMVKLVASQ, via the exons ATGGCTCTCAGATCTTTGGATAACACATTGCCTCTATCCCCTGAACGCCCTAAAAAGACTCTTAAAGTGGCAAACTTGATGGCTAAATCGAAACCTAAACAGCCCGTAGACTCGACGGTTAATGATGAGAACAAAGCCCCCCCTTTGGATAGTGTTGTTGCTCCTGTCATTGATTCGGTTGATTATGTTTTGTCCGAATTTCTTAAGCCCATTTCTGACCCTGATGTTAAGTTCAAg GGCCTAATGGAAGGGTTGGAGTCAAAAGATTGGCTGATGATTTGTGACTCGTTGAACGATGTTAGGCGGTTTGCTTTGTACCACACTGCGCTTTTGCTCCCGATCTT AGAAAAGGTTGTGATGGTTTTAGTGAAATCAATGAAGAATCCAAGAAGTGCTTTGTGCAAGACTGCAATCATGGCTGCTTCTGATCTGTTTAAATCGTATGGTGATAAGTTGCTTGAGTTTACTGCCTCTGATGCTGTCGACCAAATG ATGCTTCAACTGCTGCTGAAAGCTTCTCaagataaaaagtttgtatGTGAAGAAGCCGAAAGAACACTGAACACAATGGTGGTGTCTACAACTCCTATCCCTTTACTTCACAAGCTCAAGGTGTATGTCAGCCATGGAAATATGAGAGTTAGAGCCAAAGCTGCTGTTTCAATCTCACATTGTGTCTCAAAGATG gAGATGGGAGAGATGAGAGAATACGGGCTCATTTCATTGATACAAATGTCTGCTGAATTGATGAAAGATAGACTCCCTGAAGCAAGAGAGGCGGCTCGAGGTATAGTGTTGTTGATTAACAAGGTGGTTAAGGAGGATGTCAGTGAAGAAGTTGAAGACTCGGAGAAATGGCAAAACTTCTGCCAATTGAATTTGTCAGCCATTGATGCATTGGCTATGGTCAAACTTGTTGCATCTCAGTAg
- the LOC122600705 gene encoding uncharacterized protein LOC122600705, with amino-acid sequence MSRQHQQSEPTSSNGEQQQQQQVMDCSSNLNSLCEHIQIEGLNNGSFSDVIVQAMGDSYRLHRLILSRSSYFRNMLHGPWKDANAPVLTLHVDDNNVNREAIAIALAYLYGNHPKLDDNNAFRVLAAASFLDLQDLCVICTDFIISELWTTNFLAYQVFAEGQDYGMHGERVRNACWGYLCQSGAMELKEVLPKLSSQTLLALLTSDELWVPSEEKRFELALYTFLAKGAISKAGPPGQCGSTGKNTHSDSSKAQGKKLVCGNNNQTPSSELGHLSLKDEGEGSVTAQTILVELADRVVDSQTGLKESGCEQANMESKCQCKAEQTSVTPRTYEVSYSSSYQEMPIGGDMAAMEGPSEESPCYQLNNNNWLAGGPRYGNCMGSSCSDIISNEWGRCDMPMSWGGRIVGRRELKTCIKGICGLNSDEYDTFVSIFEGGSLLYCNMTFEALLNVRKQLEELGFPCKSVNDALWLQTLLSQRVHEIGADTCKNCCLVSMACQCRPQYGFARTGYYMQEHDQNNAVTGLGEVYVTDSSQGETNGLFRPVRVPARGTIDGLAGIGRGSSYVPATAWPPTRFVFSRVPIHMGNRNCQQSLGNDDPENRVDHNGEHGGDGLTALVGLSQGTGNTDEADVIGRLVGHSTAGPSSSSVQMMESSEQAIGVEWENESSSISLDLKTPLSHFPPFRFAVEFQEVHRHNDGQVKHSPEYFYAGSLWKVSVQAFNDEDVQGRRTLGLFLHRRKAEIPESFRKAHMYVDAREKVTARYQLICPSKREVMVFGSFKQPGTLLPKAPKGWGWRTALLFDELGELLQNGALRIAAVVQLI; translated from the exons ATGTCCAGACAACATCAACAGTCAGAACCCACAAGCTCCAATGgagaacaacaacaacaacaacaagtgATGGATTGTAGCAGTAATCTGAATTCATTGTGTGAACATATACAAATAGAAGGGTTGAATAATGGGTCTTTCTCAGATGTTATTGTTCAAGCCATGGGCGACTCTTATCGCCTTCACCGTCTCATTTTGTCTCGCAGTTCTTATTTCAG GAACATGCTTCATGGACCTTGGAAAGATGCAAATGCCCCAGTTTTGACATTGCATGTGGATGACAACAATGTTAATAGAGAGGCCATTGCTATAGCTTTGGCATACCTGTATGGAAATCACCCTAAACTTGATGACAATAATGCATTCCGTGTTCTTGCTGCTGCGTCTTTTCTTGACCTTCAG GATTTATGTGTAATATGTACTGACTTCATTATATCCGAACTCTGGACTACAAACTTTTTAGCGTATCAG GTGTTCGCAGAAGGACAAGATTATGGCATGCATGGAGAACGTGTTAGAAATGCTTGCTGGGGTTATCTTTGCCAAAGTGGGGCCATGGAGTTGAAAGAA GTACTTCCAAAGCTCTCCTCCCAAACATTGCTTGCATTACTGACCTCTGATGAACTGTGGGTCCCCAGTGAAGAAAAACG ATTTGAACTGGCATTGTACACCTTCCTAGCAAAAGGTGCAATAAGTAAGGCAGGACCTCCAGGACAATGTGGATCCACGGGGAAAAATACACATTCTGATTCTTCTAAAGCACAGGGGAAGAAGTTGGTCTGTGGCAACAATAATCAAACACCATCATCTGAATTAGGTCATTTGAGTTTAAAAGATGAAGGAGAAGGCTCTGTTACAGCTCAAACCATTTTAGTTGAGCTAGCAGATCGGGTTGTAGATTCCCAGACTGGGCTAAAAGAATCAGGATGTGAACAGGCTAATATGGAATCAAAATGTCAATGTAAGGCTGAACAGACTTCAGTCACTCCCCGTACTTATGAAGTGAGCTACTCATCCTCTTATCAGGAGATGCCAATTGGTGGTGATATGGCGGCAATGGAAGGGCCATCTGAAGAGAGTCCTTGCTATcaattaaataacaataactGGCTCGCTGGGGGCCCAAGATATGGTAATTGCATGGGCTCTTCATGTAGTGATATTATATCAAATGAATGGGGAAGATGTGACATGCCCATGTCATGGGGTGGCAGAATTGTTGGTAGAAGAGAGTTGAAGACTTGTATCAAAGGGATTTGTGGGTTGAACAGTGATGAATATGACACATTTGTCAGTATTTTCGAAGGAGGATCTCTTTTATACTGTAACATGACTTTTGAGGCTCTTCTAAATGTGAGGAAGCAGCTAGAAGAATTGGGCTTCCCCTGTAAATCTGTTAATGATGCTCTTTGGCTACAG ACACTTTTGAGTCAACGGGTGCATGAAATTGGGGCAGACACCTGCAAAAATTGCTGCCTTGTTAGTATGGCTTGCCAATGTAGGCCACAATATGGATTTGCGAGAACGGGTTATTACATGCAAGAGCATGACCAAAATAATGCGGTTACGGGGTTAGGAGAGGTTTATGTTACCGATTCTTCTCAAGGTGAAACAAATGGACTATTCCGTCCTGTACGAGTGCCTGCAAGGGGAACTATTGATGGGTTGGCAGGTATAGGACGTGGGTCTAGTTATGTACCTGCAACTGCATGGCCTCCAACACGTTTTGTCTTTTCCCGTGTGCCTATACATATGGGCAACAGAAATTGTCAGCAGTCTCTTGGTAATGATGATCCAGAAAATAGAGTGGACCATAATGGGGAACATGGTGGTGATGGGTTGACTGCTTTGGTTGGGCTCAGTCAAGGGACGGGCAACACAGATGAGGCAGATGTCATTGGCAGACTAGTTGGGCATTCAACTGCAGGCCCAAGCAGCAGTAGTGTGCAGATGATGGAGTCTTCTGAGCAAGCTATTGGAGTCGAATGGGAGAATGAAAGTAGCTCTATATCACTGGATTTAAAAACCCCACTAAGTCACTTCCCTCCATTTCGCTTTGC GGTAGAGTTCCAGGAAGTTCATCGACACAATGATGGACAAGTCAAACACTCTCCAGAGTACTTTTATGCTGGTTCGTTGTGGAAG GTAAGTGTTCAGGCCTTTAACGACGAAGATGTTCAAGGACGTAGAACCCTTG GATTGTTTTTACACCGTAGAAAGGCAGAGATACCTGAGTCGTTTAGAAAG GCTCATATGTACGTGGATGCTCGTGAAAAGGTTACTGCCCGCTACCAG CTAATTTGTCCATCAAAAAGAGAAGTAATGGTTTTTGGGAGCTTTAAACAACCCGGAACCCTTTTACCAAAAGCTCCGAAAGGATGGGGTTGGCGTACTGCTTTATTATTTGATGAGCTTGGAGAGCTCCTACAAAACGGGGCCTTGAGAATTGCTGCAGTCGTGCAACTTATATGA